Proteins from a single region of Pyrus communis chromosome 6, drPyrComm1.1, whole genome shotgun sequence:
- the LOC137737989 gene encoding cysteine-rich receptor-like protein kinase 3: protein MSNIILLLFLPLFLFLNSARSDPRATQAAMICTNDTAQNPERQTFVSNFLAAMDAVTPQIATRRYASVVTGTGNVTVFAFGECMKDLSKTDCDLCFAQCKTKILGCLPFQKATRGGQLFFDGCYLRYDDFDFFNQSLSSQDRTVCGDRDFGRNRSVFKNNALRLVRNLSSLAPRNDGFSAGFVVGEGNLSVYGLAQCWEFVKGPGCEECLADAVKRIGSCTPKEEGRVLNAGCYLRYSTQKFYDNNTVTDDAGGNGGRRGLAIILAVTFAAFAVVLTISAVAFFARKKILRRRKAASEKKQFGALFATVNKSQLNFSYEVLEKATNYFHDTNKLGQGGSGSVYKGVLPDGNVIAIKRLFFNTRQWVDHFFNEVNLISGIHHKNLVKLLGCSITGPESLLVYEYVPNQSLHDYFIVKNNVEPLRWDLRYKIILGTAEGLAYLHEESKLRIIHRDIKLSNILLDEEFNAKIADFGLARMFPEDKTHISTAIAGTLGYMAPEYAVRGKLTEKADVYSFGVVVIEVICGRRNNSVFSSSTSILQMTWDLYGTCRLREAVDPLLEGKFENEEASRLLQIGLLCVQASAELRPAMSLVVKMLTENVEIPQPTQPPFLNSGSAEFSRRIPSGSFNSLPVESNTQSSKNSMTQSWIEPR, encoded by the exons ATGTCCAATATTATCTTACTTCTGTTCCTTCCTctgtttttgtttctaaataGCGCTCGTTCTGACCCGAGAGCCACACAGGCAGCTATGATATGCACAAACGACACCGCTCAGAACCCAGAACGTCAAACCTTCGTCTCCAACTTCTTAGCAGCTATGGACGCCGTCACCCCACAGATTGCCACCCGAAGATACGCCAGCGTCGTCACCGGAACCGGAAACGTAACCGTTTTCGCCTTCGGTGAGTGCATGAAAGACCTCTCCAAAACGGACTGCGACCTCTGCTTCGCCCAGTGCAAAACCAAGATTTTAGGGTGCCTCCCGTTTCAGAAAGCAACTCGCGGGGGCCAGCTTTTCTTCGACGGCTGTTACCTCCGGTACGATGATTTCGATTTCTTCAACCAGAGCTTGAGTTCCCAAGACAGGACCGTTTGTGGGGACAGAGATTTTGGTCGGAATCGGTCAGTTTTTAAGAATAATGCTTTGAGGTTGGTGAGGAATTTGAGTTCGTTGGCGCCGAGGAATGATGGGTTTTCTGCTGGGTTTGTGGTGGGTGAAGGGAACCTTTCCGTTTACGGGTTGGCGCAGTGTTGGGAGTTCGTGAAGGGGCCTGGTTGCGAGGAGTGTTTGGCTGACGCCGTTAAGAGAATCGGATCTTGCACTCCGAAAGAAGAAGGGAGGGTTTTGAATGCTGGGTGTTATTTGAGGTATTCGACTCAGAAGTTTTATGATAACAATACAGTCACCGATGATGCAGGAGGAAATGGAG GACGCCGTGGCTTGGCGATAATTTTGGCCGTAACATTTGCTGCATTTGCTGTTGTGCTTACCATTTCTGCAGTTGCTTTCTTTGCAAGGAAGAAAATACTGAGGAGGAGGAAAG CTGCTTCAGAGAAAAAGCAATTCGGAGCTCTGTTTGCCACTGTGAACAAGTCCCAACTCAATTTTTCATATGAAGTTCTCGAAAAGGCCACCAATTACTTTCATGATACCAACAAGCTTGGACAAGGAGGATCTGGCTCAGTGTATAAG GGAGTTCTGCCGGATGGAAATGTTATTGCCATAAAGAGGCTCTTCTTCAACACAAGGCAATGGGTGGATCATTTCTTCAACGAAGTTAATTTGATCAGCGGAATTCATCATAAAAATCTTGTAAAGCTGTTGGGGTGCAGCATTACAGGGCCCGAGAGCCTTCTTGTTTATGAGTATGTCCCAAATCAAAGCCTTCATGATTATTTTATTG TGAAAAACAATGTGGAGCCACTGAGGTGGGATTTGAGGTATAAAATCATACTGGGAACAGCTGAGGGCTTGGCCTATCTTCACGAAGAATCGAAATTGAGGATCATTCATAGGGATATAAAACTGAGCAACATTCTGCTCGATGAGGAATTCAATGCAAAGATTGCTGATTTTGGACTTGCTAGAATGTTCCCTGAAGATAAAACTCACATAAGCACTGCCATTGCTGGCACACT AGGTTATATGGCTCCGGAGTATGCTGTTCGTGGCAAGTTGACCGAGAAGGCAGATGTTTATAGTTTTGGAGTTGTTGTCATCGAAGTCATCTGTGGAAGGAGGAATAATTCTGTCTTTTCAAGTTCGACTTCTATCCTACAGATG ACTTGGGATCTTTATGGAACTTGTAGGTTACGTGAAGCTGTCGATCCACTCCTAGAAGGTAAGTTTGAAAATGAAGAAGCATCTCGGTTACTTCAAATAGGGTTACTTTGTGTGCAAGCTTCAGCAGAGCTGCGGCCGGCAATGTCATTAGTCGTGAAAATGCTTACCGAAAATGTTGAGATTCCTCAGCCAACACAACCCCCATTTCTCAATTCTGGTAGTGCAGAATTCAGCAGGAGAATTCCTTCAGGAAGTTTCAATTCTCTGCCCGTGGAGTCTAACACGCAATCTTCGAAGAATAGCATGACCCAAAGCTGGATTGAGCCGAGATGA
- the LOC137737702 gene encoding cysteine-rich receptor-like protein kinase 2, which yields MKKCNVSVLSQHLLPLKILLLLGMAVGDPRTKTVQIMCGNQREHNTTVFVPNFVSTMDNISEQMRTSGFGVAVTGSGPDTNYGLAQCYGDLPLLDCVLCYNEAYTVLPQCFPYNGGRIFLDGCFMRSENYSFYEEFRGSEDRVECGNTTRKSSAFGEAIRQVVKHAVESAPSNRGYARGEVSVSGAANESAYVLADCWRTLDESSWRQCLENASASMLGCLPWSEGRALYTGCFMRYSDKDFLNKEMGNGSSRGTTIVIVVSVVSSLVVLVVGVAIGFYIWKHRYIQKKRRGSYDAEKWAKTLNDSSLNFKYSTIEKATGSFDIVNKLGQGGFGTVYKGVLADGREIAVKRLFFNTRHRAADFYNEINIISRVEHKNLVRLLGCSCSGPESLLVYEHLPNRSLDRFIFD from the exons atgaagaaatgcaACGTTTCAGTTCTTTCCCAACATTTGCTTCCGCTGAAGATCCTGCTGTTACTAGGAATGGCTGTCGGAGATCCAAGAACGAAGACGGTCCAAATAATGTGCGGCAACCAACGTGAGCACAACACAACCGTGTTTGTTCCGAATTTTGTCAGCACGATGGATAACATCAGTGAACAAATGCGAACTTCCGGCTTCGGAGTGGCAGTCACCGGTTCAGGCCCGGACACCAACTACGGCCTAGCTCAATGCTATGGAGACCTTCCTCTTCTAGACTGTGTGCTATGCTACAACGAGGCGTATACAGTGCTTCCCCAATGTTTTCCTTACAATGGGGGTCGGATTTTTCTCGACGGTTGCTTCATGAGGTCCGAAAACTATAGCTTTTACGAGGAGTTTAGAGGATCGGAAGACAGGGTTGAGTGTGGGAACACCACGAGGAAGAGTTCGGCGTTTGGAGAAGCGATAAGGCAGGTTGTGAAGCATGCGGTTGAGTCTGCGCCAAGCAACCGAGGATATGCAAGGGGTGAGGTGAGTGTGAGTGGGGCAGCAAACGAGTCAGCTTATGTGTTGGCCGATTGCTGGAGAACTTTGGATGAGAGCTCTTGGAGACAGTGTTTGGAAAATGCATCTGCATCAATGTTGGGATGCTTGCCTTGGTCCGAGGGGCGAGCGTTGTACACCGGGTGTTTCATGAGGTATTCAGACAAAGATTTTCTCAACAAGGAAATGGGAAATGGAAGCTCCAGAG GTACCACGATTGTCATAGTAGTTTCAGTTGTCAGCTCCTTAGTAGTTTTGGTAGTTGGAGTAGCCATTGGATTTTATATCTGGAAGCACAGATatatacaaaagaaaagaagag GATCATATGATGCAGAGAAGTGGGCGAAAACCCTAAACGACAGTAGCTTAAACTTCAAGTACTCAACAATTGAAAAGGCCACGGGGTCTTTTGACATTGTCAACAAGCTTGGACAAGGAGGTTTCGGAACTGTTTATAAG GGAGTTCTGGCTGATGGGAGGGAGATTGCAGTGAAGAGGCTTTTCTTCAACACCAGACACAGAGCAGCAGATTTCTATAATGAAATCAACATTATAAGCAGAGTGGAACACAAAAACTTGGTCAGGTTGTTGGGCTGCAGTTGCTCGGGACCTGAAAGCCTTCTCGTCTATGAACACCTACCAAACAGGAGTCTAGACCGCTTCATCTTCG ATTAA
- the LOC137736283 gene encoding cysteine-rich receptor-like protein kinase 2: MAPEYLAHGQLTEKADVYSFGVLILEIITGRQNRSKSAEYSDGTVTITWKHFQAGTVDELYDPNLMLQNCHDNVKDEIFRVVQIGLLCTQESSSLRPTMSKALQMLTKKELHLPAPTNPPFIDEKTMELNDNGDDQCYPLNAGGVSSAASVSHSSFNPR, translated from the exons ATGGCTCCAGAATACCTAGCTCATGGCCAGTTGACAGAAAAGGCAGATGTCTACAGCTTCGGAGTGCTTATATTGGAGATCATCACCGGAAGGCAGAACAGGAGCAAATCTGCAGAGTACTCAGACGGCACAGTTACAATT ACCTGGAAGCACTTTCAAGCAGGGACCGTAGACGAACTGTACGACCCAAATTTAATGTTGCAGAATTGCCATGACAATGTTAAGGATGAGATATTCAGAGTGGTTCAGATAGGACTTCTATGCACCCAAGAGAGTTCCTCTTTACGACCAACAATGTCAAAGGCGCTGCAGATGCTAACAAAGAAGGAGCTGCACCTTCCTGCGCCCACCAATCCACCTTTTATAGATGAAAAGACCATGGAACTCAATGACAACGGTGACGACCAATGTTACCCTCTAAATGCAGGTGGTGTTTCTTCAGCTGCGAGTGTTTCACATAGTTCTTTCAATCCAAGGTGA